A genomic segment from Siphonobacter curvatus encodes:
- a CDS encoding hybrid sensor histidine kinase/response regulator transcription factor, with protein sequence MRSLSRSYRQWFGLLLICLYPLYSTGQIDVAAGLTYPKRILTPRNGLPQSFVSGLVQDKQGFVWVGTRNGLARFDGKAFKVFQHNQHDSTTLSSNVIAYLTPDAQNRIWIQYESTALDVFDPVTEQVIHVSKDPLFQKYPKYFVSQGLLIDHESKIWGIERANGLYCYDLKAQKLTHYTQQTHGLPSNIVRGVFEDRQHRIWVITMAGLARLQGGRFQSTPTPFPLEFGTSRSLSTDMISMLERPNGELMFSDARKLIFYHPERRSFRQVSFPHEENLSIRWIRRGPDQKEYWELNGKVYQYGDAQGIRQVAETSLTTIKEACSFLVDRSGLIWLGTNAAGLHQIDLNAPYFRTFENTHSFHEDLFQKEFGISLGQTFGWPPQHPEYQLSSYNVRSAYDAHHRLWVGLWKNLGYWDAAARRFVLLPLPPDLLSQQYLYQGIRGLTFDAQGQVWISGQDGYVASFNEATRQWTTQSPASAFAQAVQKKNSRPVIPVALLVDEQSIYLTTEFDGLVIIDRKTHQIQTLTHENAPKVIPTNQLIGLAADPTRKDIFWMGSYDGLICFHKSTRTSETFSLEEGLPDNAIYSLLPDAKGSLWLATNKGLCQFHPLTHQIRLFQASDGLPGEEFNRFHYLRLPDDRLAFGGIEGWTLFKPAGSFVDTYQPTVGLTQVLINNSPIDQTPFKQPLEALQALQLPYDQNSLVFNFAGLHYAQPEKLTYRYQLEGYDEGWNHIGTASEAHYTKLPPGHYTLRVNVTNTSGEWSHHTYSLSLIIHPPFYQSWWAYALYVLLAGSLAWLFVQYRIRQDRFAQAMVLKEKEAQQLRWIDELKTKFFSNITHEFRTPLTLILTPTERLKQEIELPHQQRWLSAIERNAHQLLGLINQLMDLSKLESGMMKLSLARGSVQEVLTRLIQSFQIEAEQKGIQLTWSFPSSLGTYWFDVDKFERIAYNLLSNAIKFSQSGDEVQVSLSTQPPAQSTRREIHTGIYLTVSDTALGIAPEVLPHIFDRFYQVDESHFRQGTGIGLALVKELVELQMGFIEVASEQNRGTSFVIFLPYAKAEPAIVETSGASAPETPEETQAHVLLVEDNAELAAFIIDSLPSAYRVSLATNGAEGYEQALLLGPDLIISDIMMPVMDGLAMCQAIRNDEQVSHIPIILLTAKSAYESRIDGLSRGANAYITKPFHVEELHLKIRNLLAQQKLSQQHARQGLMQPAPVQKTVEDPFLTRCYALLEERLDDSSLSVETFASLVNMSRVNLHRKIKALTGLSVSEVIRNYRLKRATAFLEQGLNSSQTAYQVGFENPSYFIKCFRDLYHMTPSEYVKKVNAL encoded by the coding sequence ATGCGCTCTTTATCCCGAAGCTATCGCCAATGGTTTGGGTTATTGCTTATCTGTCTGTACCCCTTGTACAGTACGGGTCAGATAGACGTGGCCGCTGGTCTAACCTATCCTAAACGCATTCTAACGCCCCGTAACGGTCTTCCACAATCCTTTGTTTCGGGGCTGGTTCAGGATAAACAAGGCTTTGTCTGGGTAGGTACCCGCAATGGTCTGGCCCGCTTCGACGGCAAAGCATTCAAAGTTTTTCAGCACAATCAGCACGACAGCACCACCCTTAGCTCCAATGTAATTGCCTACCTGACGCCTGACGCCCAGAACCGCATCTGGATTCAGTACGAAAGCACGGCACTCGATGTGTTTGATCCGGTTACCGAGCAAGTCATCCACGTGAGTAAGGACCCCCTCTTTCAAAAGTATCCCAAGTACTTTGTTAGCCAGGGTCTACTCATTGACCATGAAAGCAAAATCTGGGGCATTGAGCGCGCAAACGGTCTTTACTGCTATGATTTAAAAGCTCAAAAGCTGACCCATTATACGCAGCAAACCCACGGTTTACCTTCCAATATTGTGCGGGGGGTATTCGAGGATCGTCAGCACCGCATCTGGGTGATTACCATGGCGGGCCTGGCCCGGTTGCAAGGGGGCCGTTTTCAAAGCACTCCTACGCCTTTCCCCTTGGAGTTTGGTACCAGTCGCTCGCTTTCCACCGACATGATTTCCATGCTGGAACGGCCCAATGGGGAATTGATGTTTAGTGATGCCCGCAAGCTCATTTTCTACCATCCCGAGCGCCGTAGCTTCCGACAGGTGTCGTTTCCACACGAGGAGAACCTGTCCATTCGCTGGATTCGCCGGGGACCCGATCAAAAAGAATACTGGGAATTAAACGGAAAAGTATATCAGTACGGCGATGCGCAGGGCATTCGGCAGGTAGCCGAAACATCGCTAACCACGATCAAAGAAGCCTGTAGCTTTTTGGTAGACCGATCGGGTCTGATCTGGCTGGGTACGAATGCCGCAGGTCTGCACCAGATTGATTTGAATGCCCCCTATTTTCGGACGTTTGAAAATACGCATTCCTTTCACGAGGATTTATTTCAAAAGGAGTTTGGCATTTCTTTGGGTCAGACCTTTGGCTGGCCGCCCCAGCACCCCGAATACCAGCTCTCCAGCTACAACGTTCGCTCGGCTTACGATGCCCATCATCGCTTGTGGGTAGGCTTGTGGAAAAATCTGGGGTATTGGGATGCCGCGGCCCGGCGCTTTGTACTGCTGCCCTTACCACCCGACCTGCTTTCACAACAGTATCTCTACCAAGGCATCCGGGGCTTAACCTTCGATGCACAGGGCCAGGTCTGGATTTCTGGTCAGGATGGCTACGTGGCTAGCTTTAATGAAGCCACCCGGCAATGGACGACCCAAAGTCCAGCGTCGGCCTTTGCCCAGGCCGTGCAAAAAAAGAATAGCCGCCCGGTGATCCCCGTGGCTTTACTCGTCGACGAGCAAAGCATCTACCTGACTACGGAGTTTGATGGCCTGGTCATTATTGACCGGAAAACCCATCAAATTCAGACCCTTACCCACGAAAATGCTCCCAAGGTAATCCCTACGAATCAGCTCATTGGCCTGGCAGCCGATCCCACCCGGAAAGACATCTTTTGGATGGGGAGCTACGACGGGCTGATCTGTTTTCATAAATCCACCCGTACCAGCGAAACCTTTTCCCTCGAAGAGGGGCTACCCGATAATGCCATTTACTCCCTATTGCCCGATGCGAAGGGCAGCTTATGGCTAGCCACCAACAAGGGGCTTTGCCAATTCCATCCCCTAACCCATCAGATTCGCCTATTTCAGGCATCCGACGGTCTACCCGGCGAGGAATTCAACCGCTTTCACTACCTGCGCCTGCCTGACGACCGGCTGGCCTTTGGGGGCATTGAAGGCTGGACCCTGTTTAAACCTGCTGGCTCCTTTGTGGACACGTACCAGCCTACGGTGGGCCTCACCCAGGTGCTGATCAATAACAGTCCCATCGACCAAACGCCGTTTAAACAGCCGCTGGAAGCCCTGCAAGCCCTCCAGCTTCCTTACGATCAGAACTCCCTGGTTTTTAATTTTGCCGGCCTGCACTACGCCCAGCCCGAGAAGCTTACCTATCGCTATCAACTCGAAGGCTACGATGAGGGCTGGAACCACATTGGCACGGCCTCCGAGGCGCATTACACCAAATTACCTCCGGGCCACTACACGCTCCGCGTAAACGTCACCAATACCAGCGGGGAGTGGAGCCATCATACCTATTCACTTTCTCTGATCATCCATCCGCCCTTTTATCAATCCTGGTGGGCGTACGCCCTGTATGTACTGCTAGCGGGCTCCTTAGCCTGGCTATTTGTGCAATACCGTATCCGACAGGACCGCTTTGCCCAGGCGATGGTACTCAAAGAAAAGGAAGCCCAGCAGTTGCGCTGGATTGATGAGCTGAAGACGAAGTTTTTCTCCAACATTACCCACGAGTTTCGTACGCCCTTGACGCTGATTCTCACGCCTACCGAACGGCTCAAGCAGGAAATTGAACTTCCCCACCAGCAGCGCTGGCTATCGGCCATTGAACGCAATGCCCACCAATTGCTTGGCCTGATTAATCAGCTCATGGATCTTTCCAAGCTCGAGTCGGGGATGATGAAACTTTCGCTGGCTCGGGGCAGTGTACAAGAAGTGTTAACGCGCCTGATCCAATCGTTTCAGATTGAAGCCGAACAAAAAGGCATCCAGCTTACGTGGAGCTTTCCCTCATCCCTCGGTACGTATTGGTTTGACGTGGATAAGTTTGAACGCATTGCCTATAACTTGCTTTCAAACGCCATCAAATTTTCCCAGAGTGGCGACGAGGTCCAAGTCAGTCTGAGCACTCAGCCTCCGGCCCAATCCACCCGGAGGGAAATCCATACGGGCATCTACCTAACCGTGTCCGATACGGCCTTGGGCATTGCGCCGGAGGTGCTGCCCCACATTTTTGACCGTTTCTACCAGGTCGATGAAAGCCATTTTAGGCAGGGAACGGGCATTGGTCTAGCCTTGGTTAAAGAACTCGTCGAACTTCAGATGGGCTTTATCGAAGTGGCCAGTGAGCAAAACCGCGGAACGTCCTTTGTGATCTTTCTACCCTACGCAAAAGCCGAACCGGCGATCGTCGAAACGTCGGGGGCCTCTGCTCCGGAAACGCCCGAGGAGACCCAAGCGCACGTGTTACTCGTGGAAGACAACGCCGAGCTGGCGGCCTTCATCATTGATAGTCTCCCTAGTGCTTACCGGGTGAGTCTAGCCACCAACGGCGCCGAAGGCTACGAGCAGGCCCTCTTGCTGGGACCCGATTTAATCATTAGTGACATCATGATGCCCGTGATGGATGGATTGGCTATGTGTCAGGCCATTCGAAACGATGAGCAGGTAAGTCACATTCCCATCATCCTACTCACGGCGAAATCCGCTTACGAAAGCCGGATTGATGGGCTTTCGCGCGGCGCTAATGCCTATATCACCAAGCCTTTTCACGTCGAGGAGCTCCACCTGAAGATTCGAAATCTGCTCGCCCAGCAAAAGCTCAGCCAGCAGCACGCCCGTCAGGGCTTAATGCAGCCGGCGCCGGTCCAAAAGACCGTCGAAGATCCCTTTCTGACCCGGTGCTATGCGCTACTCGAAGAACGGCTCGACGATTCTTCGCTGAGCGTGGAAACCTTTGCTAGTCTGGTCAATATGAGCCGGGTCAATTTGCACCGGAAAATCAAGGCCTTGACGGGTCTTTCCGTTAGCGAGGTGATCCGCAACTACCGCCTCAAACGTGCAACGGCCTTCTTAGAACAGGGACTTAACAGCTCCCAGACGGCCTACCAGGTGGGCTTTGAAAATCCTTCCTACTTTATCAAGTGTTTCCGCGACCTCTACCACATGACGCCTTCCGAGTATGTAAAGAAGGTAAATGCACTGTAA